In the Drosophila biarmipes strain raj3 chromosome X, RU_DBia_V1.1, whole genome shotgun sequence genome, one interval contains:
- the LOC127012491 gene encoding uncharacterized protein LOC127012491: protein MNQDGLYQPIDYDGDSSSDISGSISVLLSDPDITTPPRCSPTGSGIPSLKDEDDDQLRSPVQMSPIENSCAEVFSEGITLTVERLARLSVEDDVTPGTVSDHWSVTSWVRSQIKPHFTSPTALGRQPGTATSEAEDTEWGLEDFREFSGAEEALSEDLWVVAPPAWQVDTPDRRLPPTLVQFVLQHERTRVRFLRREWGHRFRITISGQRAVTISKCYQKE, encoded by the exons ATGAACCAGGACGGCCTTTATCAACCTATCGACTATGATGGGGATTCATCGAGCGACATCAGTGGCAGCATCTCCGTCCTGTTATCGGATCCGGACATCACCACACCACCACGATGCAGCCCCACTGGGAGTGGAATACCATCGCTGAAGGATGAAGATGATGATCAGTTAAGAAGCCCG GTTCAGATGTCACCGATAGAAAACTCCTGCGCCGAAGTTTTCAGCGAGGGAATCACACTGACTGTAGAGCGGTTGGCGAGGCTGAGCGTCGAGGACGACGTCACACCTGGAACGGTCTCGGATCACTGGTCGGTAACATCCTGGGTGCGCTCCCAAATCAAGCCACACTTCACTTCACCGACAGCCCTCGGAAGACAGCCAGGGACAGCCACATCAGAGGCCGAAGACACGGAATGGGGACTGGAGGATTTTCGGGAATTTTCCGGTGCAGAGGAGGCTCTGAGTGAGGACCTCTGGGTCGTAGCTCCTCCAGCATGGCAAGTCGACACGCCTGACCGCCGCCTACCCCCGACCCTAGTCCAGTTTGTTCTCCAGCATGAACGTACCAGAGTCCGCTTCTTAAGACGCGAATGGGGTCACCGGTTCCGAATCACCATCTCGGGGCAGCGAGCCGTCACTATTTCCAAGTGCTACCAAAAAGAATAG